One genomic window of Ziziphus jujuba cultivar Dongzao chromosome 4, ASM3175591v1 includes the following:
- the LOC107404583 gene encoding protein LEAD-SENSITIVE 1-like isoform X2 yields MKKLRIRKTKQLKRIKDHACHTWKRNYTYSNLDDLHLDLLLLFLTCSMICSMLGLNLVNDMIRSLISSKIQREQATWRRNYSYAHRGVLILCLCLLLLFLLGCLMLALHLRYKMKEVKYMIQRVVSNKIQRNQLISGDHIYTWRRGHAYAHHGIYVGKGKVIHLIRGAGHILGSSSRSHPSDNPGRTSGDQSTHDHVISSSVDKFLSGGDLYLCEYSVSLPFFLIKTRGGTCTLAPSDPREDVLHRATYLLKKGFGVYNLSENNCEYFAIYCKTGLLVDDNNCVRRSIGRSGQAASLLAAIVVTISSLLRFSTASPTWLAAVGYGMYCIFRLASDIRVRRNVCKVEGIGHCT; encoded by the exons ATGAAGAAGCTCCGGATCAGGAAGACGAAGCAACTTAAGCGCATCAAGGATCACGCCTGCCACACATGGAAGCGGAACTACACCTATTCAAATCTCGACGATCTTCATCtcgatcttcttcttctctttctcactTGTTCAATGATTTGCTCAATGTTGGGATTGAATTTGGTGAATGACATGATCCGGAGTCTGATTTCGAGCAAGATCCAGAGGGAGCAAGCCACATGGAGACGCAATTATAGCTACGCTCATCGCGGAGTTCTTATTCTCTGTCTATGTCTTCTCCTCCTCTTTCTTCTTGGTTGCTTAATGTTGGCATTACATCTCAGGTATAAGATGAAAGAGGTCAAGTACATGATCCAGAGGGTGGTGTCGAACAAGATCCAGAGGAACCAACTCATATCTGGGGATCATATCTATACATGGAGGCGAGGCCATGCCTACGCTCATCACG GGATATATGTGGGTAAAGGGAAGGTGATCCACCTGATTCGAGGGGCAGGCCATATTTTAGGAAGCTCGTCTCGGTCCCATCCATCAGACAATCCTGGTCGAACTAGTGGTGATCAATCAACACATGATCATGTGATCTCTTCCAGCGTAGATAAATTTCTTTCTGGTGGAGATCTCTATCTATGTGAATATAGTGTTAGTCTACCTTTTTTTCTCATCAAAACTCGAGGAGGTACATGTACTCTCGCTCCTAGTGATCCACGTGAAGATGTCCTGCACCGGGCAACTTACCTCCTCAAGAAAGGCTTTGGTGTTTACAACCTATCAGAAAACAACTGTGAATACTTTGCAATATACTGCAAAACAGGACTGCTAGTTGATGATAACAATTGTGTCCGCAGAAGCATTGGCAGAAGTGGGCAGGCAGCATCCTTGTTGGCTGCCATTGTTGTTACCATTTCTTCTCTGCTTAGATTTTCAACTGCTAGTCCTACTTGGCTGGCTGCTGTAGGATATGGCATGTACTGTATCTTCAGATTGGCTTCGGATATCAGAGTTCGTCGCAATGTTTGCAAAGTTGAAGGAATTGGGCACTGCACTTGA
- the LOC107404583 gene encoding protein LEAD-SENSITIVE 1-like isoform X1: MKKLRIRKTKQLKRIKDHACHTWKRNYTYSNLDDLHLDLLLLFLTCSMICSMLGLNLVNDMIRSLISSKIQREQATWRRNYSYAHRGVLILCLCLLLLFLLGCLMLALHLRYKMKEVKYMIQRVVSNKIQRNQLISGDHIYTWRRGHAYAHHVTAGIYVGKGKVIHLIRGAGHILGSSSRSHPSDNPGRTSGDQSTHDHVISSSVDKFLSGGDLYLCEYSVSLPFFLIKTRGGTCTLAPSDPREDVLHRATYLLKKGFGVYNLSENNCEYFAIYCKTGLLVDDNNCVRRSIGRSGQAASLLAAIVVTISSLLRFSTASPTWLAAVGYGMYCIFRLASDIRVRRNVCKVEGIGHCT; the protein is encoded by the exons ATGAAGAAGCTCCGGATCAGGAAGACGAAGCAACTTAAGCGCATCAAGGATCACGCCTGCCACACATGGAAGCGGAACTACACCTATTCAAATCTCGACGATCTTCATCtcgatcttcttcttctctttctcactTGTTCAATGATTTGCTCAATGTTGGGATTGAATTTGGTGAATGACATGATCCGGAGTCTGATTTCGAGCAAGATCCAGAGGGAGCAAGCCACATGGAGACGCAATTATAGCTACGCTCATCGCGGAGTTCTTATTCTCTGTCTATGTCTTCTCCTCCTCTTTCTTCTTGGTTGCTTAATGTTGGCATTACATCTCAGGTATAAGATGAAAGAGGTCAAGTACATGATCCAGAGGGTGGTGTCGAACAAGATCCAGAGGAACCAACTCATATCTGGGGATCATATCTATACATGGAGGCGAGGCCATGCCTACGCTCATCACG TGACTGCAGGGATATATGTGGGTAAAGGGAAGGTGATCCACCTGATTCGAGGGGCAGGCCATATTTTAGGAAGCTCGTCTCGGTCCCATCCATCAGACAATCCTGGTCGAACTAGTGGTGATCAATCAACACATGATCATGTGATCTCTTCCAGCGTAGATAAATTTCTTTCTGGTGGAGATCTCTATCTATGTGAATATAGTGTTAGTCTACCTTTTTTTCTCATCAAAACTCGAGGAGGTACATGTACTCTCGCTCCTAGTGATCCACGTGAAGATGTCCTGCACCGGGCAACTTACCTCCTCAAGAAAGGCTTTGGTGTTTACAACCTATCAGAAAACAACTGTGAATACTTTGCAATATACTGCAAAACAGGACTGCTAGTTGATGATAACAATTGTGTCCGCAGAAGCATTGGCAGAAGTGGGCAGGCAGCATCCTTGTTGGCTGCCATTGTTGTTACCATTTCTTCTCTGCTTAGATTTTCAACTGCTAGTCCTACTTGGCTGGCTGCTGTAGGATATGGCATGTACTGTATCTTCAGATTGGCTTCGGATATCAGAGTTCGTCGCAATGTTTGCAAAGTTGAAGGAATTGGGCACTGCACTTGA
- the LOC107415643 gene encoding uncharacterized protein LOC107415643 isoform X2: MGVVLKKLRIRKLLSRKIEILHRNNVRSWRKQLKPIKQRSFTRKRKSTRSRCGDLLLLLLYFTCFGSILNIIRRFVSNKVLREQLKPRNEVYTGRHADHGRPVMYLRSGASPWGIFRFPHKVNCMFQALSQVLLSVCQSCGTIWRVPSNMIQREELKPRGHIYILRRAYNYSYHGLVDLLFGFPLFQVLLSECWNCGMIWGVLLNKIWRVLSNKIQMEEVECGDHIYTWRRAYSYAHHGIYVGDGMVIHYTRGGGLDRIIFSSSPSRHSNGTNPISSDQSRLDRVICSSIDDFLSGGELYRFEYGVNLPLFIAKTRGGTCTLARSDPPNDVLDRAYSLLENGFGKYHLFGNNCEDFAIYCKTGIHLVDNNFSIGRSGQAASFLVAIGALISSIIALFVDNMYSVGRTRQAASLLVAISAFLSSIIRCPTVRITSQHFIGRRGQTPSFLVYINAFVSSTVRSPTVIIAGQHFIVGYSIYSACRWASDIGIRRNVSKAANSRLAEEETSGYGVSIKFNLAFLKGLALDILVFAAWWICCYVLELTTDITSFQLGWIILTSTIWRVLFVPVDPAEKEDRNRYFNFDLSIDLRIRFISVKTVWLGLLNMLPNRAACWCLITLVSLLVWLFCCSMMY, from the exons ATGGGAGTGGTGTTGAAGAAGCTCCGGATTCGGAAGCTGCTGTCCAGGAAGATCGAGATTCTGCATCGGAACAATGTCCGGAGCTGGAGAAAGCAGCTGAAGCCGATCAAGCAGCGAAGTTTTACACGGAAGCGCAAGAGTACTAGGTCTCGTTGCGGTGATCTTTTGCTTCTTCTACTCTATTTCACTTGTTTTGGATCGATCCTCAACATAATCCGGAGGTTTGTCTCTAACAAGGTCCTAAGAGAGCAACTAAAGCCTAGAAATGAGGTTTACACTGGGAGGCACGCCGATCATG GGAGACCTGTTATGTACTTGCGAAGTGGTGCATCGCCATGGGGCATCTTCAGATTTCCTCATAAGGTGAACTGCATGTTCCAAGCTCTCTCTCAAGTTCTACTTTCTGTTTGCCAGAGCTGTGGAACGATTTGGAGGGTGCCATCGAACATGATCCAGAGGGAGGAACTGAAGCCTAGGGGTCACATCTACATATTAAGGCGTGCCTATAACTACAGTTATCATG GACTGGTTGATTTGCTTTTTGGTTTCCCTCTCTTTCAAGTTTTACTTTCTGAATGTTGGAACTGTGGAATGATTTGGGGGGTGCTATTGAACAAGATCTGGAGAGTGCTATCAAACAAGATCCAGATGGAGGAAGTGGAGTGCGGGGATCACATCTACACGTGGAGGCGTGCCTATAGTTATGCGCACCATG GGATATATGTTGGTGATGGAATGGTGATTCACTACACTCGAGGAGGAGGCTTAGATCGTATTATATTCAGCTCGTCTCCATCCCGTCATTCAAACGGTACCAACCCCATAAGCAGTGATCAATCAAGACTTGATCGTGTGATCTGTTCCTCCATAGATGATTTTCTTTCTGGTGGTGAACTCTATCGTTTTGAATATGGTGTTAATCTACCTCTCTTTATTGCCAAAACTCGGGGGGGTACTTGTACCCTTGCCCGTAGTGATCCACCCAATGATGTCCTTGACCGTGCGTATAGCCTCCTTGAGAATGGCTTTGGTAAATACCACCTTTTCGGAAACAACTGTGAAGACTTTGCTATATACTGTAAAACAGGCATCCACTTGGTAGATAACAATTTTAGCATTGGCAGGAGTGGGCAGGCGGCATCCTTCTTGGTTGCCATTGGTGCTCTCATTTCGTCTATAATCGCACTATTTGTAGATAACATGTATAGTGTTGGAAGGACTAGGCAGGCAGCATCCTTATTGGTAGCCATTAGCGCCTTCCTTTCTTCCATAATTCGATGCCCGACTGTTAGAATTACCAGTCAGCATTTCATTGGCAGAAGGGGGCAGACACCATCCTTCTTGGTTTATATTAATGCTTTTGTTTCTTCTACAGTTCGATCACCGACTGTTATAATTGCTGGTCAGCATTTTATTGTGGGTTATAGCATTTACTCTGCCTGTAGATGGGCTTCTGATATTGGAATTCGTCGTAATGTTAGTAAAGCTGCAAATAGCAGATTGGCCGAGGAAGAGACTTCTGGTTATGGAGTTAGTATTAAGTTTAACTTGGCATTTCTGAAAGGTCTTGCTTtggatattttggtatttgcagCTTGGTGGATTTGTTGTTATGTGCTGGAGTTGACTACAGATATTACAAGTTTTCAACTGGGATGGATTATACTGACTTCTACAATATGGCGGGTGCTCTTCGTTCCTGTTGATCCAGCTGAAAAAGAAGACAGAAATAGGTATTTCAATTTTGATCTGTCTATAGACTTGAGAATTCGTTTTATCTCTGTGAAGACCGTATGGCTTGGGCTTCTCAATATGTTGCCAAACAGGGCCGCTTGCTGGTGTTTGATAACATTGGTATCACTACTAGTTTGGTTGTTCTGTTGTTCTATGATGTACTGA
- the LOC107415643 gene encoding uncharacterized protein LOC107415643 isoform X1, with translation MGVVLKKLRIRKLLSRKIEILHRNNVRSWRKQLKPIKQRSFTRKRKSTRSRCGDLLLLLLYFTCFGSILNIIRRFVSNKVLREQLKPRNEVYTGRHADHGRPVMYLRSGASPWGIFRFPHKVNCMFQALSQVLLSVCQSCGTIWRVPSNMIQREELKPRGHIYILRRAYNYSYHGWRAAIRFLNASLIDLSGLVDLLFGFPLFQVLLSECWNCGMIWGVLLNKIWRVLSNKIQMEEVECGDHIYTWRRAYSYAHHGIYVGDGMVIHYTRGGGLDRIIFSSSPSRHSNGTNPISSDQSRLDRVICSSIDDFLSGGELYRFEYGVNLPLFIAKTRGGTCTLARSDPPNDVLDRAYSLLENGFGKYHLFGNNCEDFAIYCKTGIHLVDNNFSIGRSGQAASFLVAIGALISSIIALFVDNMYSVGRTRQAASLLVAISAFLSSIIRCPTVRITSQHFIGRRGQTPSFLVYINAFVSSTVRSPTVIIAGQHFIVGYSIYSACRWASDIGIRRNVSKAANSRLAEEETSGYGVSIKFNLAFLKGLALDILVFAAWWICCYVLELTTDITSFQLGWIILTSTIWRVLFVPVDPAEKEDRNRYFNFDLSIDLRIRFISVKTVWLGLLNMLPNRAACWCLITLVSLLVWLFCCSMMY, from the exons ATGGGAGTGGTGTTGAAGAAGCTCCGGATTCGGAAGCTGCTGTCCAGGAAGATCGAGATTCTGCATCGGAACAATGTCCGGAGCTGGAGAAAGCAGCTGAAGCCGATCAAGCAGCGAAGTTTTACACGGAAGCGCAAGAGTACTAGGTCTCGTTGCGGTGATCTTTTGCTTCTTCTACTCTATTTCACTTGTTTTGGATCGATCCTCAACATAATCCGGAGGTTTGTCTCTAACAAGGTCCTAAGAGAGCAACTAAAGCCTAGAAATGAGGTTTACACTGGGAGGCACGCCGATCATG GGAGACCTGTTATGTACTTGCGAAGTGGTGCATCGCCATGGGGCATCTTCAGATTTCCTCATAAGGTGAACTGCATGTTCCAAGCTCTCTCTCAAGTTCTACTTTCTGTTTGCCAGAGCTGTGGAACGATTTGGAGGGTGCCATCGAACATGATCCAGAGGGAGGAACTGAAGCCTAGGGGTCACATCTACATATTAAGGCGTGCCTATAACTACAGTTATCATG GGTGGAGAGCTGCGATTCGATTCCTCAATGCTTCATTGATTGATTTGTCAG GACTGGTTGATTTGCTTTTTGGTTTCCCTCTCTTTCAAGTTTTACTTTCTGAATGTTGGAACTGTGGAATGATTTGGGGGGTGCTATTGAACAAGATCTGGAGAGTGCTATCAAACAAGATCCAGATGGAGGAAGTGGAGTGCGGGGATCACATCTACACGTGGAGGCGTGCCTATAGTTATGCGCACCATG GGATATATGTTGGTGATGGAATGGTGATTCACTACACTCGAGGAGGAGGCTTAGATCGTATTATATTCAGCTCGTCTCCATCCCGTCATTCAAACGGTACCAACCCCATAAGCAGTGATCAATCAAGACTTGATCGTGTGATCTGTTCCTCCATAGATGATTTTCTTTCTGGTGGTGAACTCTATCGTTTTGAATATGGTGTTAATCTACCTCTCTTTATTGCCAAAACTCGGGGGGGTACTTGTACCCTTGCCCGTAGTGATCCACCCAATGATGTCCTTGACCGTGCGTATAGCCTCCTTGAGAATGGCTTTGGTAAATACCACCTTTTCGGAAACAACTGTGAAGACTTTGCTATATACTGTAAAACAGGCATCCACTTGGTAGATAACAATTTTAGCATTGGCAGGAGTGGGCAGGCGGCATCCTTCTTGGTTGCCATTGGTGCTCTCATTTCGTCTATAATCGCACTATTTGTAGATAACATGTATAGTGTTGGAAGGACTAGGCAGGCAGCATCCTTATTGGTAGCCATTAGCGCCTTCCTTTCTTCCATAATTCGATGCCCGACTGTTAGAATTACCAGTCAGCATTTCATTGGCAGAAGGGGGCAGACACCATCCTTCTTGGTTTATATTAATGCTTTTGTTTCTTCTACAGTTCGATCACCGACTGTTATAATTGCTGGTCAGCATTTTATTGTGGGTTATAGCATTTACTCTGCCTGTAGATGGGCTTCTGATATTGGAATTCGTCGTAATGTTAGTAAAGCTGCAAATAGCAGATTGGCCGAGGAAGAGACTTCTGGTTATGGAGTTAGTATTAAGTTTAACTTGGCATTTCTGAAAGGTCTTGCTTtggatattttggtatttgcagCTTGGTGGATTTGTTGTTATGTGCTGGAGTTGACTACAGATATTACAAGTTTTCAACTGGGATGGATTATACTGACTTCTACAATATGGCGGGTGCTCTTCGTTCCTGTTGATCCAGCTGAAAAAGAAGACAGAAATAGGTATTTCAATTTTGATCTGTCTATAGACTTGAGAATTCGTTTTATCTCTGTGAAGACCGTATGGCTTGGGCTTCTCAATATGTTGCCAAACAGGGCCGCTTGCTGGTGTTTGATAACATTGGTATCACTACTAGTTTGGTTGTTCTGTTGTTCTATGATGTACTGA